A region from the Fusarium musae strain F31 chromosome 1, whole genome shotgun sequence genome encodes:
- a CDS encoding hypothetical protein (EggNog:ENOG41): MPAYRGTTARLRRTFHYPEEDSTDSQPEALDEQEQEDYINQLAAENAARDIQFRRFLLAIPLLATIPYLPALINPPTALLALLSLTSLFSTAYLLHHQPPASSGIPFLDSWAKPRTPRPTRPPSLSTRESSGVFDDDDEDEVDDVPYVPRGRPRQRRSSFSYVERRSPLETYLPYLNLGLGLVLILMAWAIGRTKSEAVWPGMGYLPLVVYGIILVSKMVMGSVDPEKELSSLKYDYKGA, encoded by the exons ATGCCTGCTTATCGGGGAACGACAGCCCGTTTGAGGCGCACATTTCACTATCCAGAGGAAGACTCTACAGACTCACAGCCTGAAGCTTTGGATGAACAAG AACAAGAAGACTATATCAATCAGCTCGCAGCGGAAAATGCCGCTCGAGATATCCAGTTTCGCCGCTTCCTCCTTGCCATACCCCTTCTAGCAACCATCCCCTATCTTCCCGCCCTCATAAACCCTCCTACAGCACTTCTCGCTCTCCTCAGCCTaacttctctcttctccacgGCATATTTgcttcatcaccaaccaccagcatcatcagGAATTCCATTTCTTGATAGTTGGGCAAAGCCCAGAACTCCGCGACCCACTCGCCCACCATCCCTATCAACAAGGGAGTCTTCAGGCGTatttgacgatgacgatgaggacgaagTAGACGATGTGCCGTATGTACCTCGTGGGAGGCCACGACAACGTAGGAGTTCGTTCAGCTACGTCGAACGAAGGTCGCCGCTCGAAACTTATCTGCCCTACCTAAATTTGGGTCTCGGCCTAGTTTTGATTTTGATGGCCTGGGCAATAGGCAGAACAAAAAGTGAAGCCGTATGGCCCGGAATGGGATACTTGCCCTTGGTGGTCTATGGTATTATTCTGGTGTCAAAGATGGTCATGGGTAGTGTTGACCCCGAGAAGGAGTTGTCGTCGCTCAAGTATGACTACAAAGGTGCCTAA
- a CDS encoding hypothetical protein (EggNog:ENOG41): protein MSHCHEEHSGHGHDHDHEHDHSDDITPAVQFSLYSQINFDHIVTLNEAQRDAGQKIVKKTWQERLSVEPELESDVDEQLLMTVPFTAQIKLHSILIRTSPSASAPKTLHLFINRDDLDFAAAEESDSIQTLELSQTSDLQEIPVKRALFGKVQRLVLFFADNFGDGDEDVTRISYIGFKGEWTQLGRAPANIIYEAAANPGDHKLKGTSVNQMGSGIGGRGPGI from the exons ATGTCTCACTGCCATGAGGAACATTCTGGCCATGGCCACGACCACGACCATGAGCATGATCACTCCGACGACATCACACCAGCAGTGCAGTTCTCACTCTACAGTCAAATCAACTTTGATCACATTGTCACTCTGAATGAAGCCCAACGAGATGCTGGTCAGAAAATCGTCAAGAAGACGTGGCAAGAAAGGCTCAGCGTTGAGCCTGAGCTAGagagtgatgttgatgagcagcTTCTCATGACAGTGCC ATTTACGGCCCAGATCAAGCTTcactccatcctcatccgcACATCCCCCTCGGCCTCAGCCCCCAAAaccctccatctcttcatcaaccgAGATGATCTCGACTTTGCAGCCGCCGAGGAGTCAGATTCTATTCAAACCCTCGAACTCTCTCAGACAAGTGATCTACAAGAGATTCCAGTGAAGAGAGCCCTGTTTGGAAAGGTGCAGCGGCTGGTGCTCTTCTTTGCGGACAactttggcgatggcgatgaggatgTGACCCGTATCTCGTATATTGGTTTCAAAGGCGAATGGACTCAACTTGGACGAGCGCCTGCAAACATCATCTACGAGGCTGCTGCGAACCCGGGAGATCATAAACTCAAAGGGACGAGTGTGAATCAGATGGGGAGCGGCATTGGAGGGAGGGGTCCTGGGATTTAG
- a CDS encoding hypothetical protein (BUSCO:EOG092642CB) gives MPPRLPIRLALPRPCAVAARPLLLPLTATRGVKYGWTTAPPRSKHKRFNQPSSGLPALTSGPAAALKRRENTTPLRSGVLATKKGMTSVFVGKTRVPCTVLQLDQVQVVANKTRQKNGYWAVQIGAGSRDGRNVTSPLLGYYEAKGIAPKAELAEFKVRNESGLLPVGVQILPDWFKKGQYVDVKGRSRGMGFAGGMKRHGFSGQEASHGNSKNHRTIGTTGPSQGSGSRVMPGKKMPGRMGNEFVTVQNLKVMMVDNDLGIVLVGGPIAGPKGRVVRLQDAKKRKAPPQPHREAALATLLERNPDHEAKLQAARERHLQLKNEREAAQLQD, from the coding sequence ATGCCTCCCCGTCTGCCAATTCGCCTGGCCCTCCCACGGCCCTGCGCCGTCGCCGCCCGgcctctcctcctcccgcTCACAGCTACCCGCGGTGTCAAGTATGGATGGACCACGGCTCCTCCTCGCAGCAAGCACAAGCGATTCAATCAGCCTTCTTCCGGCCTCCCTGCGCTCACGAGCGGTCCTGCTGCTGCGCTGAAGCGTCGGGAGAATACTACGCCTCTGCGTTCGGGTGTCCTTGCTACCAAGAAGGGCATGACTAGTGTGTTTGTTGGAAAGACCCGTGTGCCTTGTACTGTGCTGCAGCTCGATCAGGTCCAGGTCGTCGCCAACAAGACTCGACAGAAGAACGGTTACTGGGCTGTGCAGATTGGTGCGGGCTCGCGTGATGGTCGAAACGTCACAAGCCCACTGCTGGGTTACTACGAGGCCAAGGGCATTGCCCCCAAGGCTGAGCTCGCCGAGTTCAAGGTCCGAAACGAGTCTGGTCTTCTTCCCGTTGGTGTTCAGATTCTTCCCGATTGGTTCAAGAAGGGCCAGTACGTCGATGTCAAGGGCCGATCGCGGGGTATGGGTTTCGCTGGTGGTATGAAGCGTCACGGCTTCTCCGGCCAGGAAGCTTCGCACGGTAACTCCAAGAACCATCGAACAATCGGTACAACAGGTCCTTCGCAGGGCAGTGGTAGTCGTGTTATGCCCGGCAAGAAGATGCCTGGTCGTATGGGTAACGAATTCGTCACAGTGCAGAACCTCAAGGTCATGATGGTGGATAACGACTTGGGTATTGTGCTAGTCGGTGGACCTATTGCCGGTCCCAAGGGCCGTGTTGTTCGTCTCCAAGACgccaagaagcgaaaggctccccctcaacctcatcgcGAAGCTGCTTTGGCTACTCTACTAGAGCGCAACCCTGATCATGAGGCTAAGCTCCAAGCAGCACGGGAAAGGCATCTTCAGCTGAAGAATGAGAGAGAAGCGGCGCAGCTTCAAGACTAA
- a CDS encoding hypothetical protein (EggNog:ENOG41~BUSCO:EOG09265LIB), giving the protein MSQQLALPRIVRRRLAAVLNSRTVTLRPAQRRWMTPAPKPGDGPMMSRRADRELPDVADVTFRWRRTFPIFFFIMAASSVAIFNYQKMSSPVVSSTLYALRTNQDARDILGDEIYFKHQIPWIHGEMNQLHGRIDIWFSVRGTKGEGVMRFASNRPSSKGFFSTTEWSLTMSDGTRLDLLDNGDPFKALTGGVEDLPAVEEDAPTRGFRKQVEYK; this is encoded by the exons ATGTCGCAACAACTAGCGCTACCTCGGATCGTCCGACGACGCTTGGCGGCTGTTCTCAATTCAAGAACTGTCACGTTGAGACCTGCACAGAGAAGATGGATGACTCCCGCACCGAAGCCTGGAGATGGGCCCATGATGTCGAGGAGGGCGGACCGAGAGCTTCCAG ATGTAGCTGATGTGACATTCCGCTGGCGCCGTACTTtccccatcttcttcttcatcatggccgctTCATCagtcgccatcttcaactacCAAAAGATGTCCTCACCCGTCGTCTCCTCGACACTCTACGCTCTACGAACCAACCAAGATGCTCGCGATATCCTCGGTGATGAGATCTACTTCAAGCATCAGATTCCCTGGATCCACGGCGAGATGAACCAGCTTCACGGCCGTATCGATATCTGGTTCTCAGTACGAGGCACAAAGGGCGAGGGTGTCATGCGCTTTGCTAGCAACAGACCTAGCAGCaagggcttcttctcaactacAGAGTGGAGTCTTACCATGAGCGATGGTACGAGGTTGGATCTTTTGGACAATGGTGATCCTTTCAAGGCGCTCACTGGAGGTGTTGAGGATCTTCCTGCTGTAGAGGAGGATGCTCCTACAAGAGGATTCCGAAAGCAGGTCGAATACAAGTGA